The following are encoded in a window of Corynebacterium argentoratense DSM 44202 genomic DNA:
- a CDS encoding Ppx/GppA phosphatase family protein, with protein sequence MATSAPRVAAVDCGTNSIRLLISEIRGPKPSDIVQIRREMTIVRLGEGVDASGKFSDAALGRVRTALERYADTMVAERVTAVRMVATSATRDASNRHEFFRMTEQILSRVVPGARAEVITGTEEAELSFRGAIADLPADKGPFCVIDLGGGSTEFIVGTESEILGSHSAQIGCVRLSERILHTDPPAEPEIDAARAFAAEKVAEVRQTVPLRKAATFVGCAGTFTTLSALALGLEEYDERAIHNSTLEFDALRVLTAQLLRQTAAQRAAQPVVHEGRADVIGGGCIVVDAIMDEAQAATDGAASSFVISEKDILDGIVFGLSEQLHLEG encoded by the coding sequence ATGGCCACGAGTGCACCCAGGGTCGCCGCAGTCGACTGCGGTACCAACTCCATCCGCCTGTTGATCAGCGAAATCCGTGGGCCTAAGCCCTCCGACATCGTGCAGATCCGCAGGGAGATGACGATCGTCCGATTGGGCGAGGGCGTCGACGCCAGCGGCAAATTTTCTGACGCCGCCTTGGGGCGCGTACGCACCGCCTTGGAGCGTTATGCGGACACCATGGTCGCCGAAAGAGTCACGGCTGTTCGGATGGTTGCTACCTCCGCGACCCGCGATGCGTCCAACCGGCATGAGTTTTTCCGTATGACGGAGCAGATCCTTAGCCGGGTTGTGCCGGGGGCGCGTGCCGAGGTGATTACCGGTACTGAGGAAGCCGAATTGTCCTTCCGGGGTGCTATCGCTGATCTGCCGGCGGACAAGGGGCCTTTCTGTGTTATCGACTTGGGTGGTGGCAGCACCGAATTTATCGTCGGCACAGAGTCGGAAATCTTAGGCAGTCACTCTGCTCAGATTGGATGCGTGCGCCTCAGCGAACGAATCCTACACACTGACCCTCCCGCAGAGCCAGAGATTGACGCCGCGCGCGCCTTTGCCGCAGAGAAGGTCGCCGAAGTGCGCCAAACGGTTCCCTTGAGGAAGGCCGCCACCTTTGTTGGTTGCGCCGGCACATTCACCACACTGTCCGCCCTGGCTCTCGGCTTGGAGGAATATGACGAGCGGGCGATCCACAACTCCACCCTGGAATTCGACGCGTTGCGCGTGCTGACTGCCCAGCTGCTGCGCCAGACGGCCGCACAGCGTGCGGCACAGCCGGTGGTACACGAAGGCCGGGCGGATGTGATCGGCGGCGGCTGCATTGTCGTCGATGCCATCATGGACGAAGCACAAGCCGCAACCGATGGGGCGGCGTCATCGTTTGTGATTTCTGAAAAAGACATCCTGGACGGGATCGTTTTTGGCTTGAGCGAGCAGCTACACCTCGAGGGGTAG
- a CDS encoding Bax inhibitor-1/YccA family protein codes for MRSSNPVFKDLTANGGAPQQYGNPYGNPYGAGAGFGQQNPYQQSPFGAGVGQQPGFPGAVAPAERAMTVDDVISKTGITLGVIIAVAIVNFFIGTVAPGLAMGLALIGAIGGLITVLVSTFGKKYGSAAVTLTYAVFEGLLVGGISYMFASMTVSSVSAGVLIGQAVLGTLGVFAGMLYVYKTGAVKVTPKFTRLLMGGFIGVLVLMLGNFVGSFFGFNVLRDGGPLSIVFSLVCIGLAAMSFLQDFDNADKLVRAGAPAKMAWGVALGLAVTLVWLYTEILRLLSYFNNR; via the coding sequence GTGCGAAGCAGCAATCCTGTTTTTAAAGACTTAACTGCCAACGGAGGCGCTCCGCAGCAGTACGGAAACCCCTACGGCAACCCCTATGGTGCGGGTGCTGGATTCGGCCAGCAGAACCCGTACCAGCAGTCTCCTTTCGGCGCTGGTGTTGGGCAGCAGCCCGGCTTCCCCGGTGCCGTCGCTCCAGCTGAGCGCGCCATGACTGTCGATGACGTCATTTCCAAAACCGGCATCACCCTCGGTGTCATCATTGCGGTGGCGATCGTTAACTTCTTCATCGGCACTGTCGCCCCCGGGCTTGCCATGGGCCTTGCCCTGATTGGCGCCATCGGTGGCCTGATTACCGTTTTGGTGAGCACGTTCGGCAAGAAGTACGGCTCCGCAGCTGTCACCTTGACCTACGCAGTTTTTGAGGGTTTGCTGGTCGGCGGCATCTCTTACATGTTCGCTTCCATGACTGTCAGCTCTGTTAGCGCAGGCGTCCTCATCGGTCAGGCAGTGCTCGGCACCTTGGGTGTTTTTGCGGGCATGCTCTACGTTTACAAGACCGGTGCTGTGAAGGTCACCCCGAAGTTCACCCGTTTGCTGATGGGCGGCTTCATCGGTGTGCTGGTGCTTATGCTGGGTAATTTTGTTGGCAGCTTCTTCGGCTTCAACGTTTTGCGTGATGGTGGCCCGCTGTCGATCGTGTTCTCACTGGTGTGCATCGGCCTTGCGGCTATGAGCTTCCTTCAGGACTTCGACAATGCCGACAAGCTCGTTCGCGCTGGCGCACCCGCCAAGATGGCCTGGGGTGTTGCACTCGGCCTGGCTGTGACTCTGGTGTGGCTCTACACCGAGATCCTGCGTCTGCTCAGCTACTTCAACAACCGCTAG
- the greA gene encoding transcription elongation factor GreA, with translation MAENQKQYITPETKQKLENELNALIAHRPVVAAEINERREEGDLKENAGYDAAREMQDQEEARIKQISEILANSTTERSSIEEGVAVVGSVVHVYYNGDKDQKETFLIGTRAAASDNKDLETYSEHAPLGAAVLGAREGETREYTAPNGNTISVTIISAEPYDSQKYATLRESK, from the coding sequence ATGGCTGAGAATCAGAAGCAGTACATCACACCGGAAACCAAGCAGAAGCTCGAAAACGAGCTCAATGCACTTATTGCTCACCGCCCCGTCGTCGCCGCCGAAATTAACGAGCGCCGCGAAGAAGGTGACCTGAAGGAAAACGCAGGCTACGATGCCGCCCGCGAAATGCAGGACCAAGAAGAGGCCCGCATCAAGCAAATCTCGGAGATCCTCGCCAACTCCACCACCGAGCGTTCCTCCATCGAAGAGGGCGTCGCTGTGGTTGGTTCCGTCGTGCACGTGTACTACAATGGCGACAAGGATCAGAAGGAAACCTTCCTGATCGGTACCCGCGCTGCTGCCTCTGACAACAAGGACCTCGAAACTTACTCCGAGCATGCACCGCTCGGCGCCGCTGTTTTGGGTGCACGCGAAGGCGAAACCCGCGAGTACACCGCCCCCAACGGCAACACCATTTCCGTCACCATTATTTCCGCAGAGCCCTACGACTCCCAGAAGTACGCCACTCTGCGTGAAAGCAAGTAA
- a CDS encoding DUF4307 domain-containing protein, translating into MRENKRTSRYNVPGTQPNLSGKLVAIAAVLIAIAIIIVAVQYFQRQRATTVSATQAGIERVDDHTLRSTVDITRKNPDAPAYCIVTALNYNKAEVGRREVLVPAGGAKTQPVTVDIPTNDEPVAGTVYGCSDVIPDYLQ; encoded by the coding sequence ATGCGCGAGAACAAACGCACCAGTCGCTACAACGTCCCTGGCACACAGCCCAACCTATCGGGCAAACTCGTTGCCATCGCAGCGGTACTCATCGCCATAGCGATCATCATCGTCGCCGTGCAGTATTTCCAGCGCCAACGCGCCACCACTGTCTCCGCCACCCAGGCCGGCATCGAACGAGTCGACGACCACACCCTCCGCTCCACGGTGGATATCACTCGTAAGAACCCCGATGCCCCAGCGTATTGCATCGTCACCGCACTAAATTACAACAAAGCTGAGGTGGGCCGGCGGGAAGTCCTCGTTCCCGCCGGTGGAGCGAAAACCCAGCCAGTAACCGTCGATATCCCCACCAATGACGAGCCCGTCGCAGGTACTGTTTACGGCTGCTCAGACGTCATCCCCGACTACCTACAGTAG
- the mca gene encoding mycothiol conjugate amidase Mca — protein MNQGLRLLAIHAHPDDESSKGAATMARYVSEGNRVMVVTCTGGERGDILNPALLAEDTTADDIAAIRRTEMAQAAAILGVEHMWLGYEDSGLPSGDPLPPLPEGCFALQDNDEVVRRLVGVLRTFRPHVIITYDENGGYPHPDHLKVHEVSMLAWDACADPEYAPELGGAWAPLKMYYTHGFIRQRLELFDAESERLGQPRPYQEILGRWKSLRGDIMSRVTTQVDVANFFEQRDDALRAHATQIDPAGTFFATSLDVQRRLWPTEEFELARTRIDVPGFEGVTRLPDAGMETDLFAGIEDES, from the coding sequence ATGAACCAAGGTCTTCGACTGCTCGCAATCCACGCCCACCCCGACGATGAGTCCAGCAAGGGTGCCGCCACTATGGCCCGCTATGTTTCGGAGGGCAACCGGGTGATGGTGGTGACGTGTACCGGTGGCGAACGCGGTGACATCCTCAACCCCGCACTGCTGGCAGAGGACACCACCGCTGACGACATCGCCGCTATCCGTCGTACAGAGATGGCTCAGGCCGCTGCGATTTTGGGTGTTGAGCACATGTGGTTGGGCTACGAGGATTCAGGGTTGCCCTCCGGCGACCCGCTGCCGCCGCTGCCCGAAGGCTGCTTTGCTCTTCAGGACAACGACGAGGTTGTGCGACGCCTCGTCGGAGTGCTGCGTACTTTCCGGCCACACGTGATCATCACCTATGACGAGAATGGTGGCTACCCGCATCCGGATCATCTGAAGGTTCATGAGGTATCCATGTTGGCGTGGGACGCATGTGCCGACCCTGAGTACGCCCCCGAGTTGGGTGGAGCGTGGGCTCCTTTGAAGATGTACTACACCCACGGGTTTATCAGGCAGCGCTTGGAATTATTTGACGCGGAATCTGAGCGCCTTGGGCAGCCCAGGCCCTACCAAGAGATCTTGGGTCGTTGGAAGTCGCTGCGCGGTGACATCATGTCGCGAGTGACTACACAGGTTGACGTCGCGAACTTTTTCGAGCAGCGTGACGATGCGCTGCGTGCGCATGCGACGCAGATTGATCCTGCCGGCACCTTCTTCGCGACGTCATTGGATGTGCAGCGCAGACTGTGGCCCACGGAGGAGTTTGAACTGGCGCGCACACGCATCGACGTCCCCGGTTTTGAGGGTGTTACCCGCCTGCCGGATGCCGGCATGGAAACCGACCTGTTCGCGGGCATCGAAGACGAAAGCTAG
- a CDS encoding isoprenyl transferase, with amino-acid sequence MRTLLYPLYEWRLQRQLKSKPQPRHVAIMCDGNRRWAREAGFADVSHGHRVGAKKIGEMVRWCQDTDIELVTVYLLSTENLAREESELELLFDIIGDVVDELSESDTNCSVRMVGHLDLLPDELRSRLKRAEEATKDHTGVCVNVAVGYGGRQEIVDAARKLLLEQAAAGVTTSELADSITIESISEHLYTSGQPDPDLVIRTSGEQRLSGFLLWQAAYSEIWFTDTYWPAFRRVDFLRALRSYASRTRRFGR; translated from the coding sequence ATGAGAACCCTGCTCTATCCCTTGTACGAGTGGCGGCTCCAGCGGCAGCTGAAGTCTAAGCCGCAGCCTCGGCATGTGGCCATCATGTGCGATGGTAATCGCCGCTGGGCTCGGGAGGCTGGGTTCGCAGATGTTAGCCACGGCCACCGGGTCGGGGCGAAAAAGATCGGCGAGATGGTTCGCTGGTGCCAAGACACCGACATCGAACTGGTCACTGTCTACCTGTTGAGCACCGAGAATCTGGCGCGCGAAGAGTCAGAACTGGAGCTGCTGTTCGACATCATCGGCGATGTTGTCGACGAGCTTTCGGAGTCCGACACCAATTGCAGCGTGCGCATGGTGGGGCATCTGGACTTGTTGCCGGACGAGCTTCGCTCGCGTCTTAAGCGTGCGGAGGAAGCCACCAAAGACCACACGGGCGTGTGCGTGAATGTTGCGGTTGGCTACGGTGGGCGTCAAGAAATTGTTGACGCCGCGCGCAAACTGTTGCTGGAGCAGGCTGCTGCTGGTGTGACGACCTCTGAACTGGCCGACAGCATCACTATTGAATCGATCAGCGAGCACCTGTACACCTCGGGCCAGCCTGACCCGGATTTGGTGATTCGTACGTCTGGGGAGCAGCGTCTGTCGGGTTTCTTGCTGTGGCAGGCGGCGTATTCGGAGATTTGGTTTACCGATACCTATTGGCCGGCGTTCAGGCGGGTGGATTTTTTGCGTGCGTTACGTTCTTACGCGTCCCGAACTCGTAGGTTTGGCCGCTAG
- the coaA gene encoding type I pantothenate kinase: MARHADTSPYLDFDRSTWHSLRQHMPQVLTEQEVDELRGMGENIDLQEVEVVYLPLSRLIHLQVAARQQLTRATSTFLGSKPHHVPFIIGIAGSVAVGKSTTARLLQVLLQRWESHPRVDLVTTDGFLYPTDELKRRGILNRKGFPESYDQRALLRFVTDVKAGRSHCTAPVYSHTRYDRVPGEFITVSQPDILILEGLNVLQTGPTLMVSDLFDFSIYVDAKTQDIEQWYIERFLELRHTSFRAPGAHFKYYANLSDAQATAQAREIWQSVNLPNLVENIAPTKVRASLIMQKGDDHLVRRVRMRKV, encoded by the coding sequence ATGGCTCGCCACGCTGACACCAGCCCCTATCTCGACTTCGACCGCAGCACCTGGCACAGCCTGCGCCAACACATGCCGCAGGTGCTCACAGAGCAGGAAGTCGACGAACTTCGAGGCATGGGCGAAAACATCGACCTCCAAGAAGTCGAAGTAGTCTACCTGCCACTCAGCCGTCTCATCCACCTCCAGGTAGCAGCGCGCCAACAATTAACCCGCGCGACGTCAACATTCCTCGGTTCCAAACCTCACCACGTGCCCTTCATCATCGGCATCGCGGGATCTGTCGCCGTCGGCAAATCCACCACTGCCCGCTTGCTCCAAGTACTTCTGCAGCGCTGGGAATCCCACCCACGCGTTGACCTAGTCACCACCGACGGGTTCCTCTACCCCACCGACGAACTCAAGCGCCGGGGCATCCTCAACCGCAAAGGCTTCCCCGAATCCTACGACCAACGTGCCCTGCTGCGTTTCGTCACCGACGTCAAAGCCGGCCGCAGCCACTGCACCGCCCCTGTCTACTCCCACACCCGCTACGACCGAGTCCCCGGAGAATTCATCACCGTCTCCCAGCCGGACATCTTGATCCTCGAAGGCCTCAACGTGCTACAAACCGGGCCGACGCTAATGGTCAGTGACTTGTTTGACTTCTCCATCTACGTCGACGCGAAGACCCAAGACATCGAACAGTGGTACATCGAGCGCTTCCTCGAACTGCGCCACACATCCTTCCGAGCCCCCGGCGCGCACTTCAAGTACTACGCGAACCTAAGCGATGCCCAAGCGACAGCCCAGGCACGCGAAATCTGGCAATCAGTCAACCTGCCCAACCTTGTGGAAAACATCGCCCCCACCAAAGTGCGAGCCTCACTCATCATGCAAAAAGGTGACGATCACTTGGTGCGCCGTGTGCGCATGCGCAAGGTTTAA
- the glyA gene encoding serine hydroxymethyltransferase: MTASDVRYQPLHELDPEVAAAIAGELSRQRDTLEMIASENFVPRAVLQAQGSVLTNKYAEGYPGRRYYGGCEYVDVVEDLARDRAKAVFGAEYANVQPHAGAQANAAVLMALANPGDKIMGLSLAHGGHLTHGMKLNFSGKLYEVAAYGVDPETMRLDMDAVREQALKERPQVLIAGWSAYPRHVDFAAFRSIADEVGAKLWVDMAHFAGLVAAGLHPSPVPHADVVSTTVHKTLGGPRSGMILAKQDYAKALNSAVFPGQQGGPLMHAVAAKAIAMKIAATEEFKARQQRTLDGAAILAERLTAADCAAAGVDVLTGGTDVHLVLADLRNSEMNGQEAEDLLHEVGITVNRNAVPNDPRPPMVTSGLRIGTPALATRGFDDAAFTEVADIIGTALAAGKNADVASLRARVSALAEQYPLYEGLEEWKMV, from the coding sequence ATGACCGCGTCTGACGTCCGTTACCAACCGTTGCACGAACTTGATCCTGAGGTTGCTGCCGCTATTGCTGGGGAGCTTTCCCGCCAGCGCGACACCCTTGAGATGATCGCTTCTGAAAACTTTGTTCCGCGCGCTGTGCTGCAGGCTCAGGGTTCGGTTTTGACCAATAAGTATGCCGAGGGGTACCCGGGGCGTCGTTACTACGGCGGTTGTGAGTACGTTGACGTGGTTGAGGACCTGGCGCGTGACCGCGCGAAGGCTGTCTTCGGTGCGGAGTATGCCAACGTTCAGCCGCACGCTGGTGCGCAGGCGAACGCTGCGGTTTTGATGGCTTTGGCCAACCCGGGCGACAAGATCATGGGTCTGTCTTTGGCTCATGGTGGGCACTTGACCCACGGCATGAAGCTGAACTTCTCCGGCAAGCTGTACGAGGTTGCTGCCTATGGTGTCGACCCCGAGACCATGCGTTTGGACATGGACGCCGTGCGCGAGCAGGCGTTGAAGGAACGCCCCCAGGTGCTGATCGCCGGCTGGTCTGCCTACCCCCGCCACGTTGATTTCGCCGCGTTCCGTTCGATCGCGGATGAGGTTGGGGCGAAGCTGTGGGTGGATATGGCTCACTTCGCTGGTTTGGTTGCTGCGGGTCTGCACCCCTCTCCGGTTCCGCATGCTGACGTCGTGTCGACTACCGTTCACAAGACTCTGGGCGGCCCGCGCTCCGGCATGATTTTGGCTAAGCAGGACTACGCCAAGGCGTTGAACTCTGCTGTGTTCCCGGGCCAGCAGGGTGGTCCTTTGATGCATGCTGTGGCTGCGAAGGCTATTGCCATGAAGATCGCTGCGACGGAGGAGTTCAAGGCTCGTCAGCAGCGCACCCTGGATGGTGCTGCTATTTTGGCTGAGCGTTTGACTGCCGCTGATTGTGCTGCGGCTGGTGTGGACGTACTCACCGGTGGCACTGACGTGCACTTGGTCTTGGCTGACCTGCGTAATTCTGAGATGAATGGCCAGGAGGCCGAGGATCTGCTGCACGAGGTTGGCATCACCGTCAACCGCAATGCTGTGCCGAACGACCCCCGTCCCCCGATGGTGACTTCTGGTCTGCGTATCGGTACCCCGGCGTTGGCTACCCGTGGTTTTGATGACGCCGCGTTCACCGAGGTTGCAGACATCATCGGCACCGCACTGGCAGCCGGTAAGAATGCCGATGTTGCGTCGCTGCGCGCCCGCGTGAGTGCGCTGGCCGAGCAGTACCCCCTCTACGAGGGCCTCGAAGAGTGGAAGATGGTTTAA
- a CDS encoding DUF5997 family protein: protein MKPRTAAKKLGIYLPASPEEFQATGLSHEQFIELQANPPEWLSELRRTGPHPRPVVAQKLGITIAALKRNDMDKPLTTADIKALLEDQPEWLRTARTQLAEQREENAKNKDA from the coding sequence ATGAAGCCACGGACCGCAGCGAAGAAACTGGGCATCTACCTGCCCGCCTCCCCTGAGGAATTTCAAGCGACCGGCCTCAGCCACGAGCAGTTCATCGAATTGCAAGCCAACCCGCCCGAGTGGCTGTCCGAACTGCGCCGCACCGGGCCGCACCCCCGCCCCGTCGTAGCGCAAAAACTCGGCATCACCATCGCCGCGCTCAAACGCAACGACATGGACAAGCCCCTAACCACCGCTGACATCAAAGCCCTACTGGAAGATCAGCCCGAATGGCTACGCACTGCCCGCACCCAATTGGCCGAGCAGCGCGAAGAAAACGCCAAGAATAAGGACGCTTAA
- a CDS encoding LysR family transcriptional regulator substrate-binding protein, whose amino-acid sequence MDARLKLNFFYVTGTAPGKWMERFSERTDYRLDAHESADPLAVLLDPRDVVNDGAVTVGLVRLPDERITDDMHVVRLYEEAPGVAVPKDHELSLLSTITPEDLDELGDAAGVLFEGHGPVPVGEVKAQLDVVAANVGQVIAPRPLLRRLNVSGTVHADYAGSVATPVALVWFKDDDCDMVQDFVGIARGRKQSSSRMAKDAGNKGASRSAQGRGASGAKKRKAQGSKAKNMRKGKASLKGKGGARRRKNSPNQR is encoded by the coding sequence ATGGACGCCAGGCTGAAGCTCAATTTTTTCTATGTCACCGGTACCGCTCCGGGAAAGTGGATGGAGAGGTTCAGCGAACGCACTGACTATCGTTTGGACGCTCACGAGTCTGCGGATCCTTTAGCTGTGCTGCTTGACCCCCGCGACGTCGTTAATGATGGGGCGGTGACTGTGGGGTTGGTGCGTTTGCCCGATGAGCGCATCACCGACGACATGCACGTGGTGCGTTTATACGAGGAGGCCCCGGGTGTGGCGGTGCCCAAAGACCACGAGCTCAGCTTGCTTAGCACCATCACCCCCGAAGACTTGGATGAGCTTGGTGACGCCGCGGGGGTTTTGTTCGAAGGACACGGCCCGGTTCCAGTGGGGGAGGTCAAAGCGCAATTGGATGTGGTGGCGGCAAACGTCGGGCAGGTGATTGCGCCGCGCCCGCTGCTGCGTCGGCTCAACGTTTCGGGCACTGTGCATGCGGACTATGCGGGCTCTGTCGCCACACCCGTCGCTTTGGTGTGGTTTAAAGACGACGACTGCGACATGGTGCAAGACTTTGTGGGCATTGCCCGCGGGAGGAAGCAATCGAGCTCGCGGATGGCCAAGGATGCAGGGAACAAGGGTGCTTCAAGGAGCGCACAGGGCAGGGGTGCCTCGGGGGCGAAGAAGAGAAAAGCACAGGGATCAAAAGCCAAAAACATGAGGAAAGGCAAAGCTTCTTTAAAGGGTAAAGGTGGCGCACGTCGTAGAAAAAATAGCCCCAACCAGAGGTAA
- a CDS encoding LGFP repeat-containing protein: MNTRLVAAAAVVALSLGAVACSSDDATKVKDSATSAAEAATSAAKDGADGAADKAKEGADKAKEAGEAAGDKAADALEGMAEVTDAQGATVKIPAQAKALWEKMGGAKGHLGAITSVTDRNEGKEAIVETEGGQKIVYSKDTGAHIVQGMIAETWMSEGGLDAPVGLPTSDEQRVDNGWTQEFSNGSISWLSDHQGTFSATVS, from the coding sequence ATGAACACTCGTCTCGTTGCCGCAGCTGCTGTGGTCGCATTGTCCCTCGGCGCAGTTGCTTGCTCCAGCGACGATGCAACCAAGGTGAAGGACTCCGCAACCTCCGCAGCTGAAGCCGCCACCTCGGCAGCCAAGGACGGCGCCGACGGCGCTGCCGACAAGGCTAAGGAAGGCGCTGACAAGGCCAAGGAAGCCGGCGAAGCCGCTGGCGATAAGGCCGCCGACGCCCTCGAAGGTATGGCTGAGGTCACCGACGCACAGGGTGCAACCGTCAAGATCCCCGCACAGGCTAAGGCACTGTGGGAGAAGATGGGCGGCGCTAAGGGCCACCTGGGTGCCATCACCTCTGTCACCGACCGCAACGAAGGCAAGGAAGCCATCGTTGAAACCGAGGGCGGCCAGAAGATCGTCTACTCCAAGGACACCGGCGCACACATCGTCCAGGGCATGATCGCTGAAACCTGGATGAGCGAAGGTGGCCTGGATGCCCCCGTCGGCCTGCCCACCTCTGATGAGCAGCGTGTCGACAACGGCTGGACCCAGGAGTTCAGCAACGGCAGCATCTCCTGGTTGAGTGACCATCAGGGCACCTTCTCTGCAACTGTCAGCTAA
- a CDS encoding MDR family MFS transporter: MSNATAAIDKKDTNESQTSAHKPNVALVFTALMLTMLMSSLGQMIFSTALPTIVGDLGGVEHMTWVITAFLLGETIALPIFGKVGDMIGRKGLFMFAVSLFIVGSIVGGMATSMSVLIICRALQGVAGGGMMIMSQAIIADVVPARQRGKYMGVMGSVFGVSSVLGPVLGGWFTDGPGWRWGMWLNVPLGIIALTGIAAFLKLPKRRAVGATDWLGMATMAIATTSIILLITWGGNEYPWGSTRIILLGISAAVFSALFVFTELKASNPIIPMQLFANRNFTLTTIAGLFVGIFMFGTLAYIPTYLQMVHSMTPTNAGLMMIPMMAGLMGTSIVVGNIVSRTGRYKWFPVAGLVIVTIGLALLSQLEASSSLVHVGMCLFVFGFGLGAAMQILVLIVQNSFPIAMVGTATAANNFFRQIGSAVGSAFVGGVFVSNLTQRLSENVPAALKTMGPDAAQFSDLMSHGKSSLTPGIVASLPEPLSQAIDISYNDALTPVFLMLVPLSIVAVILLMFVREDSLKETIS, from the coding sequence ATGAGCAACGCAACTGCAGCCATCGATAAAAAGGACACCAACGAGTCGCAGACGTCGGCGCACAAACCCAACGTGGCCCTGGTGTTCACTGCCCTGATGCTCACGATGCTCATGAGCTCACTGGGGCAGATGATCTTCTCCACCGCCCTGCCCACTATCGTCGGCGACCTCGGCGGCGTCGAGCACATGACCTGGGTGATCACCGCCTTCCTTCTGGGCGAGACGATCGCCCTTCCGATTTTCGGCAAGGTGGGCGACATGATTGGCCGCAAGGGCTTGTTCATGTTTGCCGTCAGTCTGTTTATCGTGGGTTCGATCGTGGGCGGCATGGCCACCTCGATGTCGGTTCTGATTATCTGCCGCGCCCTTCAAGGTGTTGCTGGTGGCGGCATGATGATCATGTCTCAGGCGATCATTGCTGACGTCGTGCCGGCCCGTCAGCGCGGCAAGTACATGGGTGTCATGGGCTCCGTGTTCGGCGTGAGTAGTGTGTTGGGCCCCGTGCTCGGTGGTTGGTTTACTGACGGTCCCGGCTGGCGCTGGGGTATGTGGCTCAACGTGCCCTTGGGCATCATTGCCCTCACCGGCATCGCGGCATTCCTCAAATTGCCGAAGCGCAGGGCTGTTGGCGCCACCGACTGGTTGGGCATGGCCACGATGGCTATCGCCACTACGTCAATCATCTTGCTGATCACCTGGGGCGGTAATGAGTACCCGTGGGGCTCGACCCGGATCATCCTGCTGGGCATCAGTGCGGCTGTGTTTAGTGCACTGTTTGTTTTTACCGAGCTTAAAGCCTCTAACCCGATCATCCCGATGCAGCTGTTTGCGAATCGCAATTTCACGCTCACCACGATCGCTGGTCTGTTCGTCGGCATTTTCATGTTTGGTACGCTCGCCTACATCCCGACCTACTTGCAGATGGTGCATTCCATGACGCCGACCAATGCGGGCCTGATGATGATCCCCATGATGGCGGGCCTGATGGGCACCTCTATCGTGGTGGGCAACATTGTCTCCCGAACCGGCCGCTACAAGTGGTTCCCGGTCGCAGGTCTCGTGATTGTCACCATCGGCCTGGCGCTCCTGTCTCAACTTGAGGCTAGTTCCAGCCTGGTCCACGTCGGGATGTGCTTGTTCGTGTTCGGTTTCGGTTTGGGCGCTGCGATGCAGATCCTGGTGCTCATCGTCCAAAACTCCTTCCCGATCGCGATGGTCGGCACCGCTACTGCAGCCAATAACTTCTTCCGCCAGATCGGCAGCGCGGTGGGGTCGGCGTTTGTTGGTGGCGTGTTTGTTTCTAACTTGACCCAGCGTTTGAGCGAAAACGTGCCGGCCGCGCTGAAGACCATGGGGCCCGACGCCGCACAGTTTAGCGATTTGATGAGCCACGGGAAATCCAGCTTGACCCCCGGAATTGTTGCTTCATTGCCCGAACCCCTGTCTCAGGCTATCGATATTTCCTACAACGATGCACTGACTCCGGTATTCCTCATGTTGGTTCCGCTGTCGATCGTGGCGGTCATCTTGTTGATGTTCGTCCGGGAGGATTCTCTCAAGGAGACAATCTCCTAA